One window of the Manihot esculenta cultivar AM560-2 chromosome 14, M.esculenta_v8, whole genome shotgun sequence genome contains the following:
- the LOC110631392 gene encoding pentatricopeptide repeat-containing protein At2g01510, mitochondrial isoform X1: MLRLGSRKPLLNPFCLYSFISNCSFSYSPDSTEVIYDNLLKFCDGLVFLRQIHSVLTTTSLVVKSPHLSAQIIIKYAQFGDPNSARSLFGYINIYGGKPSSFLWNTMIRAYANGGHCFETLQLYVLMRRAGILPNNYTFPFIFKACANNSFILQGKLAHGDALKTGFDSDLYVEAALVDMYAKAGQFCDGRKIFDEMSMKDLVCWTAMITAYEQAEKPEEALILFQKMQQEGLLADSVAIVSVASAIGQLGDTKMAQSVHCHAIRHLFLEEICVANSIMAMHAKCGNMDKARLVFDMMGERNLISWNSMLSGYTQNGKASEALLLFYEMRDSGCEPNPVTALIMVAACAYLGSSHLGKKFHDFILDSKMKIDVNLRNALMDMYAKCGDLETAVEMFSGIHPSERDVCSWNVLISGYGMHGYGEEALKLFSRMQEEGVEVEPNHITFTSILSACSHAGLVDEGRKCFTDMIKSVTPEMKHYACMVDMLGRAGLLQEAFDLIKEMPLSPNDSVWGALLLACKIHGNIELGKIAANNLFELEPNHTGYYVLMSNIYAASNKWQEVGKLRQDMKNRGLKKPAAFSVIEYGSEIHGFHTADHENPYWQEVYRKVESLAIEMRLAGYIPDLSCALHDMEDEDKEHILNYHSEKLAVAFGILMMDSRMAIRVTKNLRVCNDCHLAFKYISYIYGRKIIVRDANRFHHFENGSCSCKDYW, from the coding sequence ATGTTGCGTCTGGGATCTCGTAAACCTCTCTTAAACCCTTTCTGTCTGTATTCCTTCATCTCTAACTGTAGTTTTAGCTACTCTCCTGATTCAACAGAAGTCATTTACGACAATCTTCTCAAATTCTGTGATGGCTTGGTTTTTCTCAGGCAGATACATTCGGTTCTCACCACCACCAGTCTCGTCGTCAAGAGCCCTCACTTGAGTGCCCAAATTATCATCAAATATGCACAATTTGGAGACCCCAATAGCGCTAGATCATTGTTCGGTTATATTAATATCTATGGTGGAAAGCCCAGTTCTTTCCTGTGGAATACGATGATTAGGGCTTATGCCAATGGAGGCCACTGTTTCGAAACGTTGCAGTTATATGTGCTTATGCGCAGAGCCGGCATTTTACCCAACAACTACACCTTCCCTTTCATATTTAAGGCCTGCGCTAATAATTCGTTTATTCTTCAAGGGAAATTGGCTCACGGAGATGCTTTGAAAACTGGGTTCGATTCAGATTTATATGTTGAGGCTGCGTTAGTGGACATGTACGCAAAAGCCGGTCAATTTTGTGATGGTCGCAAGATTTTCGATGAAATGTCGATGAAGGATTTAGTTTGCTGGACAGCAATGATCACAGCCTATGAACAGGCTGAGAAGCCTGAAGAGGCTCTCATTTTGTTCCAAAAAATGCAACAAGAGGGGCTCTTGGCTGATTCAGTTGCTATTGTGAGTGTTGCCTCTGCTATTGGTCAGTTAGGAGATACCAAGATGGCTCAATCAGTTCATTGTCATGCCATTCGCCATTTGTTTCTCGAGGAAATTTGTGTTGCCAACTCAATTATGGCTATGCATGCCAAATGTGGGAATATGGATAAGGCTCGCTTGGTTTTTGATATGATGGGTGAAAGAAATTTAATCTCGTGGAACTCTATGCTTTCGGGCTATACCCAAAATGGAAAAGCCAGTGAAGCTCTGTTACTTTTTTATGAGATGCGTGATTCTGGGTGTGAACCTAATCCAGTGACAGCACTGATCATGGTTGCAGCCTGTGCTTATTTGGGTTCAAGCCATCTTGGAAAGAAATTCCATGATTTTATTCTTGATAGTAAAATGAAAATTGACGTGAATCTTCGGAATGCGCTGATGGACATGTATGCGAAATGTGGAGACCTAGAAACTGCTGTGGAAATGTTCAGTGGCATTCATCCAAGTGAACGGGATGTTTGTTCTTGGAATGTATTAATTTCGGGGTATGGCATGCATGGATACGGAGAAGAAGCCCTGAAACTTTTCTCTAGAATGCAAGAGGAAGGTGTTGAGGTTGAGCCAAACCACATCACTTTCACATCCATTCTTTCTGCTTGTAGCCATGCAGGCCTTGTCGATGAAGGGAGAAAGTGTTTCACAGACATGATAAAGTCCGTGACACCAGAGATGAAACACTATGCTTGCATGGTCGATATGCTTGGACGAGCTGGGCTCTTGCAGGAAGCGTTTGATCTTATTAAAGAAATGCCATTATCTCCAAATGATTCCGTATGGGGAGCTCTGCTTTTAGCTTGCAAAATCCATGGGAACATAGAATTAGGGAAAATTGCAGCTAACAATCTATTCGAGCTTGAGCCAAACCATACCGGATACTACGTGTTAATGTCAAACATATATGCAGCCTCAAACAAGTGGCAAGAAGTTGGGAAACTGAGACAAGATATGAAGAATAGGGGCTTGAAGAAACCTGCAGCGTTTAGTGTGATTGAATATGGCAGTGAAATTCATGGGTTCCACACAGCTGACCATGAAAATCCATATTGGCAAGAGGTTTATAGAAAAGTCGAAAGCTTGGCGATTGAAATGAGGTTGGCTGGGTACATACCAGATCTATCATGTGCTCTACATGATATGGAAGATGAAGACAAGGAGCACATCCTGAACTATCACAGTGAGAAGCTAGCTGTGGCTTTTGGAATCCTGATGATGGATTCGAGAATGGCAATTCGAGTCACGAAGAATCTTCGGGTTTGCAATGATTGTCATTTGGCCTTTAAGTATATTTCCTACATATATGGACGGAAGATTATTGTAAGAGATGCCAATCGGTTCCATCACTTTGAAAATGGCAGTTGCTCCTGCAAGGATTATTGGTAA
- the LOC110631392 gene encoding pentatricopeptide repeat-containing protein At4g33990 isoform X2, which yields MIRAYANGGHCFETLQLYVLMRRAGILPNNYTFPFIFKACANNSFILQGKLAHGDALKTGFDSDLYVEAALVDMYAKAGQFCDGRKIFDEMSMKDLVCWTAMITAYEQAEKPEEALILFQKMQQEGLLADSVAIVSVASAIGQLGDTKMAQSVHCHAIRHLFLEEICVANSIMAMHAKCGNMDKARLVFDMMGERNLISWNSMLSGYTQNGKASEALLLFYEMRDSGCEPNPVTALIMVAACAYLGSSHLGKKFHDFILDSKMKIDVNLRNALMDMYAKCGDLETAVEMFSGIHPSERDVCSWNVLISGYGMHGYGEEALKLFSRMQEEGVEVEPNHITFTSILSACSHAGLVDEGRKCFTDMIKSVTPEMKHYACMVDMLGRAGLLQEAFDLIKEMPLSPNDSVWGALLLACKIHGNIELGKIAANNLFELEPNHTGYYVLMSNIYAASNKWQEVGKLRQDMKNRGLKKPAAFSVIEYGSEIHGFHTADHENPYWQEVYRKVESLAIEMRLAGYIPDLSCALHDMEDEDKEHILNYHSEKLAVAFGILMMDSRMAIRVTKNLRVCNDCHLAFKYISYIYGRKIIVRDANRFHHFENGSCSCKDYW from the coding sequence ATGATTAGGGCTTATGCCAATGGAGGCCACTGTTTCGAAACGTTGCAGTTATATGTGCTTATGCGCAGAGCCGGCATTTTACCCAACAACTACACCTTCCCTTTCATATTTAAGGCCTGCGCTAATAATTCGTTTATTCTTCAAGGGAAATTGGCTCACGGAGATGCTTTGAAAACTGGGTTCGATTCAGATTTATATGTTGAGGCTGCGTTAGTGGACATGTACGCAAAAGCCGGTCAATTTTGTGATGGTCGCAAGATTTTCGATGAAATGTCGATGAAGGATTTAGTTTGCTGGACAGCAATGATCACAGCCTATGAACAGGCTGAGAAGCCTGAAGAGGCTCTCATTTTGTTCCAAAAAATGCAACAAGAGGGGCTCTTGGCTGATTCAGTTGCTATTGTGAGTGTTGCCTCTGCTATTGGTCAGTTAGGAGATACCAAGATGGCTCAATCAGTTCATTGTCATGCCATTCGCCATTTGTTTCTCGAGGAAATTTGTGTTGCCAACTCAATTATGGCTATGCATGCCAAATGTGGGAATATGGATAAGGCTCGCTTGGTTTTTGATATGATGGGTGAAAGAAATTTAATCTCGTGGAACTCTATGCTTTCGGGCTATACCCAAAATGGAAAAGCCAGTGAAGCTCTGTTACTTTTTTATGAGATGCGTGATTCTGGGTGTGAACCTAATCCAGTGACAGCACTGATCATGGTTGCAGCCTGTGCTTATTTGGGTTCAAGCCATCTTGGAAAGAAATTCCATGATTTTATTCTTGATAGTAAAATGAAAATTGACGTGAATCTTCGGAATGCGCTGATGGACATGTATGCGAAATGTGGAGACCTAGAAACTGCTGTGGAAATGTTCAGTGGCATTCATCCAAGTGAACGGGATGTTTGTTCTTGGAATGTATTAATTTCGGGGTATGGCATGCATGGATACGGAGAAGAAGCCCTGAAACTTTTCTCTAGAATGCAAGAGGAAGGTGTTGAGGTTGAGCCAAACCACATCACTTTCACATCCATTCTTTCTGCTTGTAGCCATGCAGGCCTTGTCGATGAAGGGAGAAAGTGTTTCACAGACATGATAAAGTCCGTGACACCAGAGATGAAACACTATGCTTGCATGGTCGATATGCTTGGACGAGCTGGGCTCTTGCAGGAAGCGTTTGATCTTATTAAAGAAATGCCATTATCTCCAAATGATTCCGTATGGGGAGCTCTGCTTTTAGCTTGCAAAATCCATGGGAACATAGAATTAGGGAAAATTGCAGCTAACAATCTATTCGAGCTTGAGCCAAACCATACCGGATACTACGTGTTAATGTCAAACATATATGCAGCCTCAAACAAGTGGCAAGAAGTTGGGAAACTGAGACAAGATATGAAGAATAGGGGCTTGAAGAAACCTGCAGCGTTTAGTGTGATTGAATATGGCAGTGAAATTCATGGGTTCCACACAGCTGACCATGAAAATCCATATTGGCAAGAGGTTTATAGAAAAGTCGAAAGCTTGGCGATTGAAATGAGGTTGGCTGGGTACATACCAGATCTATCATGTGCTCTACATGATATGGAAGATGAAGACAAGGAGCACATCCTGAACTATCACAGTGAGAAGCTAGCTGTGGCTTTTGGAATCCTGATGATGGATTCGAGAATGGCAATTCGAGTCACGAAGAATCTTCGGGTTTGCAATGATTGTCATTTGGCCTTTAAGTATATTTCCTACATATATGGACGGAAGATTATTGTAAGAGATGCCAATCGGTTCCATCACTTTGAAAATGGCAGTTGCTCCTGCAAGGATTATTGGTAA
- the LOC110631390 gene encoding respiratory burst oxidase homolog protein C, with protein MQDMGREDQHHRSDTELISGERAPYSGPLSGPLNKRGTRKSARFNIPESSSAQDEQYVEVTLDVRDDSVAVRSVKAAEMEEDPEATLLGKGLEKRSTSKVMRNASTRIRQVSQEIKRLTSFSKRPPPPGRLDRTRTAAAHALKGLKFISKTDGGAGWAAVEKRFDEITASTDGLLPRSRFCECIGMKESKEFAGELFDALARKRNIQGDSISKAQLQDFWEQISNQSFDSRLQTFFDMVDKDADGRITEEEVKEIITLSASANKLSNIQKQAEEYAALIMEELDPDNHGYIMVEDLEVLLLQGPSQSVRVGDSKNLSKMLSQKLKATLDENPIRRCCRSINYFIFDNWQRAWVLALWIGVMAGLFAWKYVQYRRRAAYVVMGECVCIAKGGAESLKLNMALILLPVCRNTITWLRNKTKLGAVVPFDDNLNFHKVIAVGIIIGVGLHGISHLACDFPRLLQADEEKWKLMQPFFGDQPSSYWHFVKSIEGVTGIIIVILMAIAFTLATPWFRRNRLNLPPFLKKLTGFNAFWYSHHLFIIVYALLIVHGHFLYLTDKWHKKTTWMYLAIPIILYASERLTRALRSSIKPVTIKKVAIYPGNVLALHMSKPQGFRYKSGQYMFVNCAAVSPFEWHPFSITSAPGDDYISVHIRTLGDWTRQLKTVFSQVCRPPDTGKSGLLRADDFQGNNNQIGFPRVLIDGPYGAPAQDYHNYDVVLLVGLGIGATPMISIVKDIVSNIRAMEEEGESSLENGTVPRTPSPNTLKRKENFKTTRAYFYWVTREQGSFDWFKGVMNEVAELDHNNVIELHNYCTSVYEEGDARSALIAMLQSLHHAKNGVDIVSGTRVKSHFAKPNWRTVYKRIALNHPNSRVGVFYCGAPALTKELRQLASDFSHKTNTKFDFHKENF; from the exons ATGCAAGACATGGGTAGAGAAGACCAGCATCATCGCTCTGATACAGAGCTCATATCTGGCGAAAGGGCACCTTACAGTGGTCCCTTAAGCGGGCCTCTTAACAAGAGAGGAACAAGAAAAAGCGCCAGGTTCAACATCCCAGAATCCAGTTCCGCCCAGGATGAGCAATACGTGGAGGTCACACTGGATGTTCGCGATGATTCTGTGGCCGTTCGCAGTGTGAAGGCTGCAGAAATGGAAGAAGATCCAGAGGCGACACTACTTGGCAAAGGTCTGGAGAAAAGATCTACCTCTAAAGTTATGAGGAATGCTTCTACCAGGATCAGGCAGGTGTCCCAGGAAATAAAGCGACTTACTTCATTCTCCAAGAGGCCTCCTCCTCCAGGTCGCCTCGACAGGACCAGAACTGCAGCTGCTCATGCTTTGAAGGGACTTAAGTTTATCAGCAAGACTGATGGAGGTGCAGGGTGGGCCGCCGTGGAGAAGCGGTTCGACGAAATCACTGCTTCAACTGATGGGTTGCTTCCTCGCTCACGATTCTGTGAATGCATAG GAATGAAGGAATCGAAGGAATTTGCAGGCGAGTTGTTTGATGCACTTGCTAGGAAGAGGAATATACAAGGAGATTCGATCAGTAAGGCTCAGTTGCAGGATTTCTGGGAACAGATTTCCAACCAGAGCTTCGATTCCAGGCTTCAAACTTTCTTTGACAT GGTTGATAAAGACGCAGATGGTAGAATCACAGAAGAAGAAGTCAAAGAG ATTATTACCCTTAGCGCTTCTGCCAATAAACTCTCAAACATCCAAAAACAAGCAGAGGAGTATGCAGCCTTGATCATGGAAGAGCTGGATCCAGACAATCATGGATATATCATG GTAGAAGACCTGGAAGTGCTTCTATTGCAAGGACCAAGCCAATCTGTGAGAGTAGGGGACAGCAAAAACCTGAGCAAAATGCTTAGCCAGAAGCTGAAGGCTACATTGGATGAAAACCCAATAAGGCGATGTTGTAGAAGCATCAACTATTTCATTTTCGACAACTGGCAGAGAGCGTGGGTGCTAGCTCTGTGGATTGGGGTTATGGCTGGGCTATTTGCCTGGAAGTATGTGCAGTATCGACGCAGAGCTGCCTATGTGGTAATGGGTGAGTGTGTCTGCATCGCAAAGGGAGGAGCTGAGTCACTGAAACTCAACATGGCTTTAATATTACTACCAGTCTGCAGAAACACCATCACCTGGCTCAGGAATAAGACCAAGTTGGGTGCTGTGGTTCCTTTTGATGACAACCTTAATTTCCACAAG GTAATAGCAGTTGGGATTATAATTGGAGTTGGTCTACATGGAATTTCTCATTTAGCCTGTGACTTCCCACGGCTTCTTCAAGCAGATGAAGAAAAATGGAAACTTATGCAGCCATTTTTTGGGGATCAACCTTCAAGCTACTGGCATTTTGTGAAGTCAATAGAGGGGGTGACTGGGATCATAATAGTGATATTAATGGCAATAGCCTTTACACTAGCTACTCCCTGGTTCAGGCGTAACAGGCTCAATCTGCCCCCGTTCCTCAAGAAGCTCACTGGCTTCAATGCCTTTTGGTACTCTCACCATCTCTTCATCATCGTCTACGCCTTGCTTATTGTCCATGGTCATTTCCTCTATTTAACTGATAAATGGCACAAGAAAACG ACATGGATGTATTTGGCTATTCCTATAATCTTGTATGCGAGTGAAAGATTGACTAGAGCACTGAGGTCCAGCATCAAGCCTGTTACCATCAAGAAG GTGGCTATTTATCCTGGAAACGTGTTGGCACTTCATATGTCAAAGCCTCAGGGATTTAGATACAAAAGTGGGCAATACATGTTCGTTAATTGTGCAGCTGTCTCTCCTTTTGAATG GCACCCCTTTTCCATCACTTCTGCTCCTGGAGATGACTATATCAGTGTTCATATTAGAACCTTGGGTGATTGGACAAGGCAACTCAAAACAGTATTCTCACAG GTTTGCCGACCTCCGGACACTGGGAAGAGTGGACTTCTTAGAGCTGATGACTTCCAAGGAAACAACAATCAAATTGG TTTTCCAAGAGTTTTGATCGATGGTCCATATGGAGCACCAGCACAAGACTACCATAATTATGATGTGGTTTTGCTTGTGGGTCTAGGAATTGGGGCAACCCCAATGATAAGCATTGTGAAGGATATAGTGAGCAACATCAGGGCCATGGAAGAAGAAGGGGAGAGTTCACTAGAAAATGGTACAGTGCCAAGGACACCTAGTCCTAATAcactaaaaagaaaagaaaacttcAAGACAACAAGGGCATACTTTTATTGGGTGACAAGAGAACAAGGGTCCTTCGACTGGTTCAAAGGGGTGATGAATGAGGTGGCTGAGCTAGACCACAACAATGTCATAGAGCTCCATAACTATTGTACTAGTGTTTATGAAGAGGGGGATGCAAGGTCTGCCTTAATTGCCATGCTTCAATCTCTCCACCATGCCAAGAATGGTGTTGATATTGTCTCTGGTACTCGAGTTAAGTCCCACTTTGCCAAGCCCAATTGGAGGACTGTCTACAAGCGAATTGCCCTTAACCACCCCAATTCTCGAGTTG GGGTGTTTTACTGTGGGGCACCAGCACTTACAAAAGAGCTACGCCAACTAGCCTCTGATTTCTCACACAAGACAAATACCAAGTTTGATTTTCACAAagaaaatttctaa